Proteins from a single region of Allocatelliglobosispora scoriae:
- the mltG gene encoding endolytic transglycosylase MltG: MIDELDLGYEDHDRGRSRHRRSSQRRSAVTKKKRGGKSWLALLLTLLLLGGLAGGVYIAYDKVSSLFSTPDYDGSGTAETVTIEVKQGDFIADMGNTLFRADVVKSAQAFVDAAEGNPAAVGIQPGFYKVSKQQSAESALAALLDAKNRLVNKFTVPEGMITLQVYDKLAKEFGFKLADVKALAADPVKLGVPEWWFNRKDGKKSARSLEGFLFPSTYDFPPNVTAELALKLMVKQFLDVTTRLGFVDKVQAERGISPYEALVAASIAQAEAVNDKDMGPVARALYNRVYAGKYGPCKCLQIDSAVNYWFRLQGKEPKDSNDLYQAELHDKKNPYNTHVVDGLPVGPISNPGEAALKGAMDPPPSDYVFFVTIDKQGTMGYAKDGQLQTLINEACKNGVLHGDLC; encoded by the coding sequence ATGATCGACGAGCTGGACCTCGGCTACGAGGACCACGATCGTGGTCGATCTCGTCATCGGCGTTCCTCGCAGCGGAGGTCGGCGGTGACGAAGAAGAAGCGCGGCGGTAAGAGCTGGCTGGCGCTCCTGCTGACGCTGCTGCTGCTCGGCGGCCTCGCGGGCGGCGTCTACATCGCCTACGACAAGGTCTCGTCGCTGTTCTCCACGCCCGACTACGACGGCTCGGGCACGGCGGAGACGGTCACGATCGAGGTCAAGCAGGGCGACTTCATCGCCGACATGGGCAACACGCTCTTCCGCGCCGACGTCGTCAAGAGCGCACAGGCCTTCGTCGACGCGGCGGAGGGCAACCCGGCCGCCGTCGGCATCCAGCCCGGGTTCTACAAGGTCAGCAAGCAGCAGAGCGCCGAGTCGGCCCTCGCCGCGCTCCTCGATGCCAAGAACCGACTGGTCAACAAGTTCACCGTGCCCGAGGGCATGATCACGCTCCAGGTCTATGACAAGCTCGCCAAGGAGTTCGGCTTCAAGCTCGCCGACGTCAAGGCGCTCGCGGCCGACCCGGTGAAGCTCGGCGTGCCGGAGTGGTGGTTCAACCGCAAGGACGGCAAGAAGTCGGCCCGCTCCCTGGAGGGCTTCCTCTTCCCGTCGACCTATGACTTCCCGCCCAACGTGACCGCCGAGCTCGCCCTCAAACTGATGGTGAAGCAGTTCCTCGACGTGACGACGAGGCTCGGTTTCGTCGACAAGGTGCAGGCCGAGCGGGGCATCTCGCCCTACGAGGCACTCGTCGCGGCCTCGATCGCGCAGGCCGAGGCGGTCAACGACAAGGACATGGGCCCAGTCGCCCGCGCCCTCTACAACCGCGTCTACGCCGGGAAATACGGCCCGTGCAAGTGTCTGCAGATCGACAGCGCGGTCAACTACTGGTTCCGCCTGCAGGGCAAGGAGCCTAAGGACTCCAACGACCTCTACCAGGCTGAGCTGCACGACAAGAAGAACCCCTACAACACCCACGTCGTGGACGGACTGCCGGTCGGACCGATCAGCAACCCGGGTGAGGCAGCCCTCAAGGGCGCGATGGACCCGCCGCCCTCCGACTATGTATTCTTCGTGACCATCGACAAGCAGGGCACCATGGGCTACGCCAAGGACGGCCAGTTGCAGACCCTCATCAACGAGGCCTGTAAGAACGGCGTCCTCCACGGCGACCTCTGCTGA
- the mltG gene encoding endolytic transglycosylase MltG, protein MIDDLDIEFDDHDRDRSRHRRSADRRPSGRRQDDRGYGEPVYDDDSRYDQRRPKGKSKGKKKKKKRGKSGLALLLTLLLLGGLAGGIYVAYDKVSSFFVTPDYDGAGNGESITIEIKQGEYIADMANTLVKAGVIKSAAAFIEAAEANSESTGIQPGFYKVSKEMSGASAVTALLDLKNRIVKGITIPEHLISIQIYDKLSKELEIPVADFVAAAKDPVKLGVPDWWFKRNDGKKSAMGVEGFLYPSTYEFPPKPTAETVLKQMIDKFLDVTGKMKFADTVQAKLGGVSPYEALIVASIAQAESLDAKDLGPVARVMFNRVYKDFPCNCLQIDSAVNYSLRIRGKIPKDSNQILRSEQHNMADPYNTFDAPKYSGLPIGPIGNPGEAALRGAMDPPKNDYFYFMTTDSKGTMGYAKDWAGHCRNFQTAVKNKILTGHC, encoded by the coding sequence ATGATCGACGACCTGGACATCGAGTTCGATGACCATGATCGCGATCGGTCCCGGCACCGCCGCTCGGCGGACCGCCGCCCGTCAGGCCGCCGCCAGGACGACCGTGGTTACGGCGAGCCGGTCTACGACGACGACAGCCGTTACGACCAGCGGCGGCCGAAGGGCAAGTCCAAGGGCAAGAAAAAGAAGAAGAAGCGCGGCAAGAGCGGCCTCGCGCTGCTGCTGACCCTGCTGCTGCTCGGCGGCCTCGCGGGCGGCATCTACGTCGCCTATGACAAGGTCTCCAGCTTCTTCGTCACTCCCGACTACGACGGCGCCGGCAACGGCGAGAGCATCACGATCGAGATCAAGCAGGGCGAGTACATCGCCGACATGGCGAACACCCTCGTCAAGGCCGGTGTGATCAAGAGCGCCGCCGCCTTCATCGAGGCGGCCGAGGCGAACTCCGAGTCGACCGGCATTCAGCCGGGCTTCTACAAGGTCAGCAAGGAGATGAGCGGCGCGAGCGCCGTCACCGCCCTGCTCGACCTGAAGAACCGCATCGTCAAGGGCATCACGATCCCCGAGCACCTGATCTCGATCCAGATCTACGACAAGCTCTCCAAGGAGCTGGAGATCCCGGTCGCCGACTTCGTCGCGGCGGCGAAGGATCCGGTCAAGCTCGGCGTACCGGACTGGTGGTTCAAGCGCAACGACGGCAAGAAGTCGGCGATGGGCGTGGAGGGCTTCCTCTACCCGTCGACCTATGAGTTCCCGCCGAAGCCGACCGCCGAGACCGTGCTGAAGCAGATGATCGACAAGTTCCTCGACGTGACCGGCAAGATGAAGTTCGCCGACACGGTGCAGGCCAAGCTGGGCGGCGTCTCACCCTACGAGGCGCTGATCGTGGCGTCGATCGCGCAGGCCGAGTCCCTGGACGCCAAGGACCTCGGCCCGGTGGCCCGGGTCATGTTCAACCGGGTCTACAAGGACTTCCCCTGCAACTGCCTGCAGATCGACAGCGCGGTCAACTACTCGCTGCGCATCCGGGGCAAGATCCCGAAGGACTCCAACCAGATCCTGCGGTCCGAGCAGCACAACATGGCCGACCCGTACAACACCTTCGACGCGCCGAAATACTCCGGCCTGCCGATCGGCCCGATCGGGAATCCGGGCGAGGCCGCGCTGCGGGGCGCCATGGACCCGCCGAAGAACGACTACTTCTACTTCATGACGACCGATTCCAAGGGCACCATGGGGTACGCCAAGGACTGGGCCGGTCACTGCCGGAACTTCCAGACGGCCGTGAAGAACAAGATCCTCACCGGCCACTGCTGA
- a CDS encoding shikimate dehydrogenase, translating to MADTTLRRAAVLGKPIAHSLSPVIHNSGYAAAGLTDWSYDRFECDEAGLPAFVAALDESWAGLSLTMPLKEAGMLEAAEISPVATALGACNTLHRRPDGSWFAENTDAPGIVDALASAGVTAVESVAVLGAGGTARAAIAAAAQIAKSVTAYARRPEAIEELARIAALLGIPLTAGDWSSLDGCAGADAVISTLPAGVADGLRPAWRPGTVVFDVVYKPWPTPFAAGAEAAGCRIVSGLDLLLCQAVHQFELFTGVTAPVAEMREALHEAARNRT from the coding sequence ATGGCGGACACGACCCTCCGGCGGGCGGCTGTGCTCGGTAAGCCGATCGCGCACTCGCTCTCCCCGGTGATCCACAACTCCGGCTACGCCGCGGCGGGGCTGACCGACTGGAGCTATGACCGCTTCGAGTGCGACGAGGCGGGGCTGCCCGCGTTCGTCGCCGCTCTCGACGAGTCGTGGGCGGGGCTCTCGCTCACGATGCCGCTCAAGGAGGCGGGCATGCTGGAGGCGGCCGAGATCTCGCCGGTCGCGACGGCCCTCGGCGCCTGCAACACCCTGCACCGCCGCCCCGACGGCTCCTGGTTCGCCGAGAACACCGACGCGCCGGGCATCGTCGACGCCCTCGCCTCGGCGGGCGTGACCGCCGTCGAGTCGGTCGCCGTGCTGGGTGCCGGTGGCACGGCGAGAGCCGCGATCGCCGCCGCCGCCCAGATCGCGAAGTCGGTGACCGCCTATGCCCGCAGGCCGGAGGCGATCGAGGAGCTGGCCCGGATCGCGGCGCTGCTCGGCATCCCGCTGACGGCGGGGGACTGGTCCTCGCTCGACGGGTGCGCCGGCGCCGACGCGGTGATCTCGACCCTCCCGGCCGGTGTCGCCGACGGTCTGCGCCCGGCGTGGCGGCCGGGGACCGTCGTCTTCGATGTCGTCTACAAGCCCTGGCCGACGCCGTTCGCGGCCGGTGCCGAGGCTGCGGGATGCCGGATCGTCTCGGGTCTGGACCTGCTGCTCTGCCAGGCGGTGCACCAGTTCGAGCTCTTCACGGGCGTCACCGCCCCGGTCGCCGAGATGCGCGAGGCGCTGCACGAGGCGGCCCGCAACCGCACCTGA